A single window of Cryptosporangium aurantiacum DNA harbors:
- a CDS encoding protein kinase domain-containing protein, with protein sequence MSVRSSASMELVTLAGGLLVATGVAASVRDTNAVMPAAAVVALAVAAAVSFLGARQNRPFRHVGDVLAGPAAAVLVVGSGVGLGVSGWICLSVWVIAAAAAVLRGRLTAYGATERPLRSTAWHYALVVGWPATAIVFFAASSAFGWGAWTVAGGWELISGIAPYWIGTRRWMTGVRRVGQALVGVGAAVVVLGVIGLWVNPWTAAGWLAISVAAMTAQTVRTARPLSLPPGPQLVESTALQPAGGPPPGPWPPVDAPPVTGPPVSPPRAKRETEAWQVGDRIADLYEVRDVHGQGAMGLVYRVRHLAWDVDLAVKSPRPELFATEVDRERFVREAQTWVSLGLHPNVCACHYVRSFDGVPRVFAEYVGGGSLRDRIDDRRLYQGEPDVVLARVLDLAIQIAWGLAHAHGHAVVHQDVKPANILLTDGGTAKVTDFGLARAAGTGGATAPALRDGSILVTVGGLTPAYASPEQAARAPVGRRSDIWSFAVTVLEMFTGELTWMAGPAAGAALAAYREPESAADLAVPMPSSVADVLASCLTDDPAGRPATLDDVAARLVDAYESETGSRYGRPRPAAAQLRADELTNHALSLLDLGREDDAQRVFAEALRTDPRHLEAVFNVGLLRWRTGLIRDDELIAELEAVGAGNTDNWRGVHLLGQIHLERGDPDAARPLLERAAELAPDESQVRADVERARDDRHAISRVLCTLPGHDGRPVRPTHVSGDRRVVLSSALRSRGINGGRASDVVGVWDGETGQRLRDLDHRGYPQSVGLTSVCSSPDGRLALTGSGVGVVHVWDTATGERRDLTAARAGHGTPGRGGLVDVCLADNGRFALSRDESNQLKLWDLPGDRCVEVREATCLVGNGRVAVAAEPGGAVLVWDLNTGRLVYLLTDAARSSTTGGVVGLSQDGRFALSTDRSYRSYRGGPDDQNVRVWDLATGRCVAVIAVGPTPITALALDRDARIALTGNDRGAVDVWEVSTGRQLRTLQGHSGKVTSIRFSADGALVVTNDYTPLVTNRSDVRVWEVATGRCRYTFEDAICTPSGRSDALTGDRRGQLREWTAPREPYVCPLQLCRPAEHTELARRSVQLESLIQDAERAMTEQRLVTAKTLLDQARRIPSVERSSAVLASWRRLAERSRHVGIRAMWPERTMTGIRPAGRALCLSADGTKVLVDDGAQTLSLWDVSADRAVATLDGRVFVLQAVSMSPDARIALSSGSLQVDNTYGGRSAFPDDDYALRVWDLTTGRCRHVLRGHTSVVGSTAVSADGRLGLSAEQYRATLSGEQYRHPTIRVWDLHSGHCLRVIETQSAQILAVAFSPDGRFAVSAEEEAEGSPWERPGFLRVWDLATGRCLHVLRGHERYVSCLQFSADARTIVSGGAFDGTLRVWDTATGVCLRSISVGEDSRGTAGAPPDRDVRSLALTPDGRYALIAGPTAAFQVWDLTNGQCLHTVDLPGTHVRGVGWSGDGRYALAGTSAGLRRWEVDWELAVREPADWDEGARPFLSVFVTRQTPLVDGELRRHGRPSWTEDDFQRLLRDLRYAGYGWLSPDGVRAELERMTGVSSSEATSGTGSSHTV encoded by the coding sequence GTGGCCTGCTGGTCGCGACCGGCGTGGCCGCGTCCGTCCGCGACACCAACGCGGTGATGCCGGCCGCGGCCGTTGTCGCGCTCGCAGTCGCGGCGGCGGTGTCGTTCCTCGGCGCGCGACAGAACCGGCCCTTCCGACACGTCGGCGACGTGCTGGCCGGGCCCGCCGCGGCTGTGCTGGTCGTCGGGAGCGGAGTCGGGCTGGGCGTCAGCGGCTGGATCTGTCTCAGCGTCTGGGTGATCGCCGCCGCCGCTGCCGTCCTGCGTGGCCGGCTCACGGCGTACGGAGCCACTGAGCGCCCGCTTCGCTCGACGGCGTGGCACTACGCGCTGGTGGTGGGCTGGCCGGCGACCGCGATCGTGTTCTTCGCCGCTTCCTCCGCGTTCGGTTGGGGAGCCTGGACGGTGGCCGGTGGCTGGGAACTGATCAGCGGCATCGCTCCCTACTGGATCGGCACTCGTCGCTGGATGACGGGGGTGCGCCGGGTCGGACAGGCGCTGGTCGGGGTGGGCGCCGCGGTGGTGGTGCTCGGCGTGATCGGCCTGTGGGTCAACCCCTGGACCGCCGCGGGTTGGCTCGCGATCAGCGTCGCCGCGATGACCGCCCAGACCGTCCGGACCGCGCGGCCGCTGTCGCTGCCACCGGGCCCGCAGCTCGTCGAGTCGACGGCGCTGCAGCCGGCCGGCGGGCCCCCGCCGGGGCCCTGGCCACCGGTGGATGCGCCGCCGGTGACCGGCCCGCCGGTGAGTCCACCCCGCGCGAAACGCGAGACCGAAGCGTGGCAGGTCGGTGACCGGATCGCCGATCTCTACGAGGTTCGGGACGTGCACGGTCAGGGCGCGATGGGTCTGGTGTACCGCGTGCGGCACCTGGCGTGGGACGTCGACCTGGCCGTGAAGAGCCCTCGGCCGGAGTTGTTCGCCACCGAGGTGGACCGGGAGCGCTTCGTCCGGGAGGCACAGACGTGGGTGTCCCTCGGCCTGCACCCGAACGTGTGCGCCTGCCACTACGTCCGTTCCTTCGACGGTGTACCGCGCGTGTTCGCCGAGTACGTCGGCGGTGGCAGCCTGCGGGACCGGATCGACGACCGCCGCCTGTATCAGGGTGAGCCCGACGTCGTGCTCGCGCGCGTTCTGGACCTGGCCATCCAGATCGCCTGGGGCTTGGCGCACGCGCACGGCCACGCGGTGGTGCACCAGGACGTCAAGCCGGCGAACATCCTCCTCACCGACGGCGGCACGGCCAAGGTGACCGACTTCGGGCTGGCACGGGCGGCCGGGACGGGTGGCGCGACCGCGCCGGCGCTCCGGGACGGCAGCATCCTCGTCACGGTCGGAGGGCTCACGCCCGCCTACGCGTCGCCGGAACAGGCGGCGCGCGCCCCGGTGGGCCGACGCAGCGACATCTGGAGTTTCGCGGTCACGGTGCTGGAGATGTTCACCGGCGAGCTCACCTGGATGGCGGGACCGGCGGCCGGGGCGGCACTGGCCGCGTACCGCGAACCGGAGTCGGCCGCTGACTTGGCCGTACCGATGCCGTCGTCGGTGGCGGACGTGCTCGCCTCCTGCCTGACCGACGACCCCGCCGGGCGACCGGCGACGCTGGACGACGTCGCGGCCCGGCTCGTTGATGCCTACGAAAGCGAGACCGGTTCCCGCTACGGACGACCCCGGCCCGCCGCTGCCCAGCTCCGGGCCGACGAGTTGACCAACCACGCGCTCTCGTTGCTCGACCTGGGACGAGAAGACGACGCACAGCGCGTGTTCGCCGAGGCACTACGGACCGATCCCCGGCACCTGGAGGCGGTGTTCAACGTCGGGCTGCTGCGATGGAGGACCGGGCTCATCCGGGACGACGAGCTGATCGCCGAGCTCGAGGCGGTCGGCGCGGGCAACACCGACAACTGGCGGGGAGTGCACCTGCTCGGACAGATCCACCTCGAACGCGGCGACCCGGACGCGGCCCGACCGCTGCTGGAACGGGCCGCAGAGCTGGCGCCCGACGAATCACAAGTGCGCGCCGACGTCGAACGCGCGCGGGACGATCGCCACGCGATCAGCCGCGTGCTCTGCACCCTCCCCGGCCACGACGGCCGGCCGGTGCGACCGACACACGTCAGCGGCGACCGGCGGGTGGTGCTCTCCAGCGCGCTCCGTAGCCGTGGCATCAACGGCGGCCGCGCGAGTGACGTCGTGGGGGTCTGGGACGGAGAGACCGGCCAACGCCTGCGTGACCTCGATCATCGCGGTTATCCGCAGTCCGTCGGTTTGACCTCTGTGTGCTCGAGCCCAGACGGACGCCTCGCGCTGACCGGTTCCGGCGTCGGCGTCGTCCACGTCTGGGACACCGCTACCGGCGAACGTCGTGACCTGACCGCCGCTAGGGCAGGACATGGGACACCGGGACGGGGCGGCCTCGTAGACGTCTGCCTGGCCGACAACGGCCGGTTCGCGTTGTCCCGCGACGAGTCGAACCAGCTGAAGCTCTGGGACCTACCGGGCGACCGCTGTGTGGAGGTCCGGGAAGCGACCTGTCTGGTCGGCAACGGGCGGGTGGCGGTCGCCGCTGAACCCGGCGGCGCGGTGCTGGTGTGGGACCTGAACACCGGCCGCCTGGTCTACCTCCTCACCGACGCGGCGCGGTCCTCCACGACGGGCGGTGTGGTCGGACTGAGTCAGGACGGGCGCTTCGCGCTCTCGACAGACCGCAGCTACCGCAGCTACCGCGGTGGGCCGGACGATCAGAACGTCCGCGTGTGGGATCTGGCCACCGGCCGTTGCGTCGCCGTCATAGCCGTGGGTCCTACCCCGATCACCGCGCTCGCCCTCGACCGCGACGCCCGGATCGCGCTGACCGGGAACGACCGCGGCGCGGTGGACGTGTGGGAGGTCAGCACCGGTCGGCAGCTGCGGACCCTGCAGGGTCACAGCGGGAAGGTGACGTCGATCCGCTTCAGCGCCGACGGGGCGCTGGTCGTGACCAACGACTACACGCCTCTGGTCACGAACCGTTCCGACGTGCGGGTCTGGGAGGTGGCGACCGGGCGCTGCCGGTACACGTTCGAGGACGCCATCTGCACGCCGTCGGGCCGGAGCGACGCGCTCACCGGTGATCGGCGCGGGCAGCTGCGCGAGTGGACCGCCCCGCGCGAGCCGTACGTCTGTCCGTTGCAGCTCTGCCGCCCGGCCGAGCACACCGAGTTGGCCCGCCGTTCCGTCCAGTTGGAGAGCCTGATCCAGGACGCGGAGCGAGCCATGACCGAGCAGCGGTTGGTCACCGCGAAGACGCTGCTCGACCAGGCGCGCCGGATTCCGAGCGTGGAGCGTTCGTCCGCGGTGCTCGCCTCGTGGCGACGACTGGCGGAACGGTCTCGACACGTCGGCATTCGCGCGATGTGGCCGGAGCGGACGATGACCGGGATTCGGCCCGCGGGCCGCGCGCTGTGCCTGAGCGCCGACGGCACGAAGGTCCTCGTGGACGATGGTGCCCAGACGCTGTCGCTGTGGGACGTGTCGGCCGACCGCGCCGTGGCGACACTCGACGGACGTGTCTTCGTCCTCCAGGCCGTCTCGATGAGCCCGGACGCACGGATCGCGCTTTCGAGCGGCAGCCTCCAGGTGGACAACACTTACGGTGGGCGGTCCGCGTTCCCGGACGACGACTACGCCCTGCGAGTGTGGGACCTCACGACGGGCCGGTGCCGGCACGTCCTGCGCGGCCACACGTCAGTGGTGGGCTCGACAGCCGTCAGCGCGGACGGCCGGCTGGGTCTGTCGGCGGAGCAGTACCGGGCGACGCTGTCGGGGGAGCAGTACCGGCATCCCACGATCCGGGTCTGGGACCTCCACTCCGGCCACTGCCTCCGGGTGATCGAGACGCAGAGCGCTCAGATCCTCGCCGTCGCGTTCAGCCCGGACGGCCGGTTCGCTGTGTCGGCGGAGGAGGAAGCGGAGGGTTCGCCGTGGGAACGGCCCGGATTTCTGCGGGTGTGGGACCTCGCCACCGGCCGGTGCCTCCACGTTCTGCGCGGCCATGAGCGCTACGTATCCTGTCTCCAGTTCAGCGCCGACGCTCGAACGATCGTCTCGGGGGGAGCGTTCGACGGGACGCTGCGAGTCTGGGACACCGCCACCGGCGTGTGCCTGCGCTCGATCTCCGTCGGCGAGGACAGTCGCGGAACAGCCGGTGCCCCACCGGACAGGGACGTGCGCTCGCTGGCCCTCACCCCCGACGGGCGGTACGCGTTGATCGCGGGACCGACGGCGGCGTTCCAGGTGTGGGACCTGACGAACGGCCAGTGCCTGCACACCGTCGACTTACCCGGGACCCATGTCCGTGGGGTCGGTTGGAGCGGCGACGGCCGATATGCCCTCGCCGGGACCTCCGCGGGCCTACGGAGGTGGGAAGTCGACTGGGAACTGGCGGTGCGGGAGCCGGCCGATTGGGACGAGGGCGCCCGGCCTTTCCTGAGCGTCTTCGTGACCCGGCAGACGCCGCTCGTCGACGGAGAGTTGCGCCGGCACGGACGCCCCTCCTGGACCGAGGACGACTTCCAGCGCCTGCTGCGGGATCTGCGATACGCCGGCTACGGCTGGTTGAGTCCGGACGGGGTGCGGGCCGAACTCGAGCGAATGACGGGTGTCTCGTCGTCCGAGGCGACCTCGGGGACCGGATCGTCGCACACTGTTTAG